TGTCACGAGCTGCTTGAAGAATGCGATGGTGTCCCTGTTCGCAGGCGTCGCCGCGAGCGAGTCGATGACCTGCGCCCGGTTCCGGTCCGTGTAGTTGGGATAGTCCTCCATCATATGGCGCTGGTAGCGCAGGTCGCCGGCGTAGCGCACGATCTGCTGCTGCAGCCAGTGGGCGCCGGAGCGACCGCGCAACCCGGGCTCTATGCGCTGTGCCACGACCAGGGCCCGGGCGGGATCGAGCGCGAAGAACCAGTCGGACGCCCACGGCAGTTCCTGCTCCAGCATGTCGAAGACGACGGGCTTTTCGTCGTCGGCCAGGCCGGCAAACGCCGTCCAGTCGTAGCCATCGGCCTTCTCGCGACCGGTCAGGTGATATTGCCGGGTGAATTCCGCGAATGCCGGCGTCATGCGGCCGTCCGCGCCATCGCCCTCGCCTGCCCGCTGTCGATCCAGCCCTGCATCTCGACGGCGGTGGCAAGCCTTGCGCGCACTGCTTCGGCCTGGACCGGATCCAAGGCAAGGTCGAACCGGGCGCTTTCGCCGGTTTGCCCGGCATGCACCCATCGCCTGACGACGCGAAGCGCCGCGCCATGCAACTCGACGTCGAGCAGGTTCGCCTCGAGAATGCCCTCCCGTTCGAACTGGTACTCGCTCGCCGCAGCCCGCGCGATCGCCCGCTGCCACGCGCCGTGCTGCTGCACCGTGCCCGGCACCAGCCTGATCGTCAACGCCTCGCGCAGCTGGCGGCATTGCAGCCAGATCTCGTGGCACCAGAAGTGGACTTCGTCCTCGGCGCCATCGCGCAGTTCCTTCGAGTTCGCGGCATAGCACAGGGCCGAGGCCACGTCATGAAACTGCCTGGCCGTCGTGGCTTCCTCCAGCTGTCGCAGGTAGCCGATCGGGCAGGCCTCGTGCAGCGCCCTGGCCTGCGCCATCAGGTCCGACAGCAGTCGGGAAATCGTGGGGTTGGTTTGCATGGTACAAATGATAAGGGACCGGCACCGTTGTACGGAAGGATTCCTGTACAACGGTGCCGGTCCCCGGCGTGCCAGTCAGCGCCGGCAATCAGTCGTAATCGGCTTCCAGCTCCGACCCCGCATAATTCTCCAGCTCCGCAAACAGCGTCTTCATGGCCGTGCGGCCGGGGATGTGCTGCAGCACCGTGCAGGTGCGGCGGTACAGGTCGATGCGGTGCAGCAGTACCGGATGGTGCTGCGCCGGCACCGCGGCCACCAGCGCCGTCCAGCCCTCTTCGTAGTCGGGCTTGTTCTTGCGGACCGACTTGACGAAGCGCTCGAATTCCTTCTGGCCCGTGCGCGCGACGATGCGCCCGCCCCCTTCGACAGCGAAGATGATCGCCAGCGCGATCACGCCTTCCGCGTTCAGGTCCGTGTCCGTGACGGGGCCTTCGCTGTTGTGGCGGCGCAGCCAGTTGGCCAGCCGCACCACGCCCTGCACTTCCTGGCGCTGCTTGAGCTGCTGCTGGTAGCGCGCGGGCCCGTCCCAGTTCTGGTTCGGGTCCGTCAGGCAGATGTCGAAGAAGATGTCGCGCAGGCGGCGCTGGGCGTACACCGGGTCCTGGTCGTATTCGCCCACCAGCGTATCTTCCGGCAGCGCGGCCAGGTCACGCAACTGGCGGAAGCCCACCTGGAACGCGGCCTCGGCGCCGTTGTCGACGAGGTAGTCCAGCGCCTGCGCATCGCTGTCGAGCGTCAGCACGTTCTCGAGGCCCAGCGAGACGCCGCCCACCGTCAGGTTGACGGCCTTCTGGATGCCTTCGGACGTGCGGTTGTTGGTGAATTTCTCCGCCACCATGGCCGTGATGCCGGACAGCTCGTCGGCCAGCACCACCGCGGCATCCGGGCGTGTGTCGCCGACCAGGAGCTTGATCGCGCGCGTCAGGCGCGGCAGGTTTTCCCCTACGAGTGCCGGCAGCATCAGTTGAAGATCCCCGTGCCCAGGCTGCGGCGGCCGGTACGGCCGCTGGCGTTGCGGGTGCTCGGCACCTGCTTGCGCATGCGGTACAACAGTTCCTTGGTGGAGCGCTGCAGGAAGGCCGGTTCCTCGTCCGGATCGTCCGAGAATTCCGCGTCCGCCAGGTCCGCGCTGTGGCGGAACTCCGGGAACAGCTCGAACAGCGCGCGGTCCCAGCCATCCTCGCTGGCCTTGGCCAGCGCCACCGCCAGCGGCGCGATGTCGTTGTCGGACGCCGTCTGCGCCGTGATGTACTGGCCCTTCGAGATGATCTCGCCGGCCAGTTCCAGCACTTCCTTCGGCGCCAGCGAGAACACGGTGGCGAACGCCGTGCAGCCCCAGTCGGTGGCCGACGCTTCCTGCAGCAGTTCGTTGCGGCGCTCCTCGTCGTCGGTGGCGAACACCACGCCGTGGATGTGCGCGAACAGCGACTCGGCGATGCGCTCGGGATCGTCCTCGATCATGTCCTCGTTCCACGTCGCGGCGATGTAGGCCAGGCTGTCGGCCCAGGCCTTGGGCGGCACCAGCAGGGTCGCCAGCGACATCTTGCCGCCGTCGAAGCCGGCCATGTGCAGCGCCGTCACGTGCGGCGGGATCGTCTCCAGCACCTCGGCCACGGCCAGGTCGCCATGCTGCTCGGCCGCCTCGGCAAAGGCCTGCTCGGCGTGGCTCAGCGAGCCCGCCAGCACCAGCTCCGTCACCTGCTTGCTGATGGCGGGGAGGTTCTTGTCGTTATCAGCCATTCTGCTCTCCTTCCTGATCGAACATCTGGGCGAAATCGTCGCTCACCATGTTGTCGTCTTCATCGTCGTCGCCTTCGTCGCCTTCGGCCAGCTGGTCGAGCGACGTGTCGTCGTCGTCCCACAGGCGCGGATGCTTGTGCAGGAACGCCGTGATGATGGCCTGGCGCCCCAGGTCCGGGTGGTTCTCTTCCAGCGCGGCCAGCATCTGTGCCGGCTTGCCTTCCGGGCAGGACGCGGCCGCGAACACGCGCGCCGGGTCGCCGTACTCATAGTCGCCGGCATCGGCCAGGATGGCCTTCGGATCGCTGAACTGGATCACGTCGACCAGCGCGAACGCCATCATGTTCAGGTCCTCGATGCCGCCGCCGTTGGCGTATTCGTCGACCAGCGCGTCCAGCATCAGCTTGTAGTTCTTGCGGTCGGGCGGGTCGCCCAGGATGCCGTCGATCTGGGCGGCCAGCTCGCGCGACTGGTAGGCGAACTCGGGGTGTACTTTTCTCATTGCGAACTTTCTTGAATTTTCTGTCACTCGGCCGGCAACGTCACGCCGTGCAGTCCGAACACGGAGCGCCACAACTGGTACGCCTCGCTTTCCGGATCGATGATGATGCGGTGGTTCAGGCTCTGGTTGTACTCGTCGCGCTTGACGGGGTCGGACAGCACCTCGTAAGCCTTGGCGATGGCCTGGAAGCGCGCGGCGGCGCCCGGCTCCGGATTACGGTCC
This is a stretch of genomic DNA from Pseudoduganella chitinolytica. It encodes these proteins:
- a CDS encoding DnaJ domain-containing protein, giving the protein MDNLYNVLGVAPNASEEDIKKVYRSLAMRFHPDRNPEPGAAARFQAIAKAYEVLSDPVKRDEYNQSLNHRIIIDPESEAYQLWRSVFGLHGVTLPAE